In Sardina pilchardus chromosome 8, fSarPil1.1, whole genome shotgun sequence, a genomic segment contains:
- the LOC134089743 gene encoding golgin subfamily A member 6-like protein 2, with translation MEVKKEEEGMRMLEERVKEQQKMRREMQKKTKEERLLKEMVEEAIERKRKLREMENRAKEIGRGLKKMVEKMREQERMHREMGDTESHTYTDSDDSWMEEDEDKEALKRQEEITKLKEKISLEGQRIAQIQREAKVRDEERKKREIEQRAREEERKKRETERKEQLRNAEREKRRWEEEERLRNESCWRIGREILWRG, from the coding sequence ATGGaggtgaagaaagaggaagaagggatgagaatgctggaagagagagtgaaagagcagcagaagatgaggagagaaatgcagaaaaaaacaaaggagGAAAGATTATTGAAGGAGATGGTAGAAGAAGCAATAGAACGGAAGAGAAagctgagagagatggagaacagaGCAAAGGAGATAGGAAGAGGACTGAAGAAGATggtagagaaaatgagagaacagGAGCGAATGCACAGAGAAATGGGGGACACAGAAAGCCACACGTACACGGACTCGGACGATTCTTggatggaggaggatgaggataaGGAAGCACTCAAGAGACAAGAAGAAATAACAAAGCTTAAAGAGAAGATATCTCTGGAGGGCCAAAGGATAgcacaaatacagagagaggcaaaggtgagagacgaggagagaaagaagagagaaattgaacaaagagcaagagaggaggagagaaagaagagagagactgaacgaAAAGAACAATTAAGAAATGCggaaagggaaaagagaagatGGGAAGAAGAGGAGCGGCTGAGAAATGAGAGCTGCTGGCGGATAGGAAGGGAAAT